In Nymphalis io chromosome 9, ilAglIoxx1.1, whole genome shotgun sequence, the genomic window agaccaaggggccgtgaagccgcgattgagacagagatagtttgtcaaagtgtgcgtataatgttgctgtataatagtaactgcattccctgttttgggaaataaataattttcaggatttaattacaacaaaatgaggttattaaattttactttttaatatttattatacatttttttaaatttgatatatatatacaaatatttttttgtttttcatctacacccaaaaaccgttgcattgtttgtttttgttttcgttatcaatagtacttcagcatctttatatggtattAGATTAGCATATTGCTCTCTgaaccgctagactcagcctttgggctaagtACTACTAACTATTAataaacactcaattaaattattaataaaaaatggttgCCATATATATTTCTACGTTAACCTCTCTCTCGAACTCTCTCTCGACTcagaatctaataatattataaattcattaagaatgttaaataatgctgtcattaggaaattataaataggagaacgaataaattcaaataacatatttatatataacgaaacactttaggctattattggactccgtatttattcgtttacattgtcgacgagtcgatagtttttatcgaaaatcgggacatttttttaaCTGACGCTGGCAACACTtacatgataattaattataggttatgaatgataaaaactggaaaatcctaaatattatctttaggattttaattcaaaatgaggttccgtcatgctatggcataaataaatatcactgagaaactatatttagggacaaaaccaTCGTACTTAcccgtgaaaacacacgccggtgAATTTCTTGTTGCTatcactttaacatgaaattGTACGACATtataaagtgcttcgttatatataaataggttattttaatttattcgttctcctatttataatttcctaatgacagcattatttaacattcttcatgaatttataatattattagatttcgagtcaagaggttaacatagaaatatatgtggcaaccattgtttagtaataatttaattgagtgttttagattttaaCTTcagaggagaatgctaatccagtaccgtataaagatgctgaagtactattgataacggaaacaaaaacaaacaatgcaactgtttttgggtgtagttgaaaagcaaaaaaatattttaattaaaaaaaaagtataataaatattaaaaagtaaaatataataaacttattttgttttaattaaatcctgaaaattgtTTATCTCCCAAAACTCCCTGTttaacttgttttaatttttctctaGGATATAGGATAAATCTGATCATTATTCTTATTGTATTCAATAACTCAATTTTTGAATGAATTTCATTTTGCACAATAGTGTTAGTTTTATTACTATAGTCTAAGCAATCTGTCCTACGTCCAAAATtgtgtatgatatatatatacctaaagttgtctaaaaaaattgatacagTAATTGTTGATAAGTGTATTGTATACAGTTGCTAAGACAAAAATTTACACCTCTTACAAAGGAATCGCGCTGTCGGGTGCTATCGGtgacataaaatattcatatcgtATCTTATTTGTTTGCTCTATGACATGTCACAGGTCAATATTTCGATTCTctgatatcataaaaaaattatctagtATTTACACActaacataaaaacataataggtttgtaaatactttttaaaatgacGTCCCTCATTTTAAAAAGCAGACGAGCGAGTGGCATGTAGTAGCGTGCCTCTACTAGTATTAGGATAGTTCATTTTTCGCCAAGAGGATCGCAATTACGATTCAACGGAGACATTCATTCACAATtccattcttgccaccattccacgtggTCATGATATGTACCATAgctattataaagtttttttggaTATACTTAAGACCTTGTTGCAAATAATtcttacgtatatatatacctacatattaagTGAAATTGAGTTATTCggttagtaaaaataaataaaaggaactCATTAATTACTATGAAACAAGTGTTTTGCAGGTACATGGAAtctgtcagagcgtcacggtagcatgcgaaagcgatcccgtggcgctcctcattaagatggaaagggtacctctggttttttagtaggtattccgatgttcggggtgcacttggcgtcttggacaccggcgagccccacatacccccccactgttcccgtgggagaaacgcgtaacgcgtttttccagcgttaaaaaaaaaggttcatGGAACCTAGTAAGGTAATAGTATGCATGCCCCGCGATATGCAGAAagcgttttttttatgtttttgttttttttgatCATTTAttggccagcgtttgaccgttgacttgcctgacgTAAAGTATCGActcggtctaggatgtagcatgCTTGCCTAGAAGACACCTGTTTACTCTGTATTTGAAGACACCAAGACACGAAGACAACCACTAAGCAACTCTTCTACGAGGAACTAATATAAATCGGATACCAAAACgtttcaaattttatacaatCATTCGATCTCAGGCCTTGTCTTATTACTTCTTGCCCCTCTTCCGATCGAGAGCAATATGATAACTCATAGATATTCATGCAGCTCATATTTTAGGTAATTGaatctgttttataaatattcaaatcaacttacatataaaatgaaaaaaatctatataatattttttatttttaagaataattcacTGATATAATTATGTTGCCAAGAATCCTCCATCGATGGGCAGTTCTGCTTTTTCTGAATCAGACCAGCTTCGCCTGCCCATAGCTGTCATAATAACTGTTGGGTTCACAGCGTTTACTCTTATACCATAAGGTCCAAGTTCCAGAGCCATTGCACGAGTCACTGCGTCTAGTGCTGCTTTCGTTCCACTGTATATTGTGAGGTCTTTAATAGCTGCCTATAAGTAGAGGGTTATGTAAGAGTTTGATTGTTACTTTTGATTattcacattattattattattatgtaaatgagtTTGAATAAATTACTAACCAATTTTTGATGACGTTTATGTATAAACAAGAGAAATTTAGGTACGCTTTAATTTTTACGTTCCTactaattatacatacatatgtacctaCCTAGTATTTGCTACATATATTATGAAGCACGATATACactgcttaatattatttacgcaaataattatttgtggaTTATGGATACTCAGTTGATGTAATTTATACTtttgggtaagtaccactcCCATCCATTTACCATTTACTATACCGTTAAAGAATAATACttcaatttgaagggtgagtgagccagtgttattgtGAGCACATAAGGGGTTTCAGAAATTGTTTATGCTTCTTACAGCATCAGTGTAAATTTACGAAGGTATCATAAGAATGTCCATATCTATTCCTTGGAGTTACTTGGTATTACCCAACTTGTTTCAAAATCGATCAttggttatatgtataatttaacaaaGTTACCTTTGACGCTTGCGAAGATACATTAACAATAGCACCAGCAGTTTTATTTTCTATCATATTTTTGCAAACAATCTGACTTATGTTAATGACAGATTTAACATTAATGTTAAAGAGCCTAAAAAAGAACTATTtagaatacatatttattttaaagcactAATATAAACGAGGAATGCCAGAAAATCTATGGGTAGaggagaaatattaatatattaaagatagaacatgcataatatttttaataaatatatcatatttatgaaactatatgaatatatatatatatatatctatttatgaaactatatgaaatatatcatatttatgaaactatatgaatatatatatatatctatcattTGGAAacccattaattttattattttgactatATACCTGTCAAAGACATCTGGAGTACATTCCAGAAATGGCTCTAGTATTGCCGCACCAGCATTGTTAACTAATGCGTCAAAATTTCCCAGGTTATCGATTACTTCCCGGGTTTTTTCCCAGTCAGAAATATCTAAATCCACTATATCAATTGATGGGTATTCGTTTTGTAGACACTCCAAATGAGATCTTGTTCTTGAGATTGCAACAACTTTGGCTCCAGCTCTCCATAAGTCTATTGCTATCTGGCGCCCTATTCCTATAAAACACAATCGAAACAAATACAACATTGTTTACGCCTTTTGTCCAAAAGATAATTAGGTTGTAGGTGATTGATACTTACACTAAAATAACGTTTTTTACTAACAACTACAATTGTCTTAAATGTGAAATGGTTTTTCGACTAAGCGAGCCCTGAAAATAGACTCGGAAGTCCTATAATATCATACAACATGCCTATTTGTACTTTATTTGGCAACCTGCACAAAcctatgttaataaataataatacaaatatataccaTTTTGTATACGAACAtagattaagtaaaaaatataattattggaaatccagaaaatgtaataaaataagtgattaCTTATAGTAAGTAAAAAggtaagtaacaacctgtgaatgccccactgctggctaaggcctcttctcctttttgaggagaaggtttggaccttatttcacaatgctgctccaatgtggtttggtggaatacacatgtggcaaaattacAGTAAactagacacatgtaggtttcatcacgatgtttttatCCActatcgagcacgagatgaattataaacaaaaattaagcacaagaaaatccagtggtgcttgaccggttttgaacccactatcatcggttaagattcacgcgttctaaccattacggcatctcggcttaataaataaatatatagttacctAATACTTGTACATGCTTTTGTGCATGTGTATACGTGTGAGTAGGTTGATGTAAGCATGTGTGAATGTatagtacttatataatattttattatccgatttttttcaaacacatataaattaaatattagtaattcgttGTAAATTTAACAAGAAAATCTAACCTTGTCCAGCACCGGTAACGAGTACCCTTTTTCCTTTGAACGAAATTTCCATCTTAAGAATGTAGCTGAAAGaaagtagtatataatatact contains:
- the LOC126770914 gene encoding L-xylulose reductase-like, translating into MEISFKGKRVLVTGAGQGIGRQIAIDLWRAGAKVVAISRTRSHLECLQNEYPSIDIVDLDISDWEKTREVIDNLGNFDALVNNAGAAILEPFLECTPDVFDRLFNINVKSVINISQIVCKNMIENKTAGAIVNVSSQASKAAIKDLTIYSGTKAALDAVTRAMALELGPYGIRVNAVNPTVIMTAMGRRSWSDSEKAELPIDGGFLAT